The Brachyhypopomus gauderio isolate BG-103 chromosome 12, BGAUD_0.2, whole genome shotgun sequence genome window below encodes:
- the abhd8b gene encoding protein ABHD8 has translation MIQHPHGLTEWIKLANKQVISMLTSIIDDILCCLTGKSANAVVPVETSEPADGFEFVEVKPGRVLRVRHIVPSRPVVEEMMAGDAASITCKRRITVFHNGQLFVENVREATPPETELYQNGDGGAQAECPNGPDPAPGPAGDGGMMAQWERRHRRAKRSVLIDHKRKVTCCKETHPDVALFFIHGVGGSLDIWTRQLDYFSRLGYEVIALDFAGHGASSAPQITAAYAFYALAEDIRIIFKKYAKQRNILVGHSYGASFCTFLAHEYPEQVHKVVMINGGGPTALEPSLCSVFNLPTCVLHCLSPCLAWSFLMAGFANQGAEEKKLLKETNAFNVSSFVLRSMMSGQYWPEGDEVYHAELTVPTLLVHGMHDKFVPVQEDQCMAEILLLGFLKVIDEGSHMVMLECPDTVNTLLHEFFLWQPTTSTSKPKQEATTNKIHRDS, from the exons ATGATCCAGCACCCACATGGATTAACGGAGTGGATTAAGCTTGCAAACAAACAG GTAATCTCCATGTTGACCAGCATCATAGATGATATTCTCTGTTGCCTAACGGGCAAATCTGCCAACGCTGTTGTTCCTGTGGAGACGTCTGAGCCCGCGGACGGTTTCGAGTTTGTGGAGGTGAAACCTGGAAGAGTGTTGCGCGTTCGCCACATCGTCCCCAGTCGACCtgtggtggaggagatgatGGCGGGGGACGCGGCCAGCATCACCTGCAAGAGGCGCATCACGGTTTTCCACAACGGGCAGCTGTTCGTTGAGAATGTACGTGAAGCCACGCCTCCGGAAACAGAACTTTACCAGAACGGAGACGGCGGTGCGCAGGCGGAGTGTCCAAATGGCCCTGATCCGGCTCCAGGACCGGCGGGAGACGGTGGGATGATGGCGCAGTGGGAGCGCAGACACCGCAGGGCTAAGCGCTCAGTGCTGATTGACCACAAGCGCAAAGTCACGTGCTGCAAAGAAACGCACCCCGACGTGGCCTTGTTCTTCATCCACGGAGTAGGGGGGTCTCTGGATATATGGACCCGACAGTTGGACTACTTCTCCCGGCTCGGCTACGAGGTCATTGCCCTGGACTTTGCTGGCCATGGTGCCAGCTCCGCTCCACAAATAACAGCTGCCTATGCATTTTACGCCCTGGCTGAGGACATAAGGATAATATTCAAAAAATATGCAAAACAGCGGAACATTCTTGTTGGGCATTCATATGG TGCGTCATTTTGTACCTTCCTGGCCCACGAGTACCCAGAACAAGTCCACAAAGTTGTCATGATTAACGGTGGTGGTCCAACGGCGCTGGAGCCCAGCCTCTGTTCTGTCTTCAACCTGCCCACATGCGTACTGCACTGTCTGTCACCCTGCCTGGCTTGGAGCTTCCTCAt GGCTGGCTTTGCCAATCAGGGGGCAGAGGAAAAAAAACTTCTAAAAGAGACAAACGCCTTCAATGTGTCCTCGTTTGTCCTTCGGTCTATGATGAGTGGACAGTACTGGCCAGAGGGGGACGAGGTCTACCATGCTGAACTCACCGTGCCTACTCTGCTGGTGCATGGCATGCATGACAAGTTTGTACCAGTCCAAGAGGACCAGTGTATGGCAGAG ATTCTACTTCTGGGTTTCCTGAAGGTTATTGATGAGGGAAGCCACATGGTAATGTTGGAATGCCCTGATACAGTCAATACTCTGCTACATGAGTTTTTTCTCTGGCAGCCAACCACCAGCACCTCAAAACCCAAACAAGAAGCAACTACAAACAAAATCCACAGAGATTCATGA
- the dda1 gene encoding DET1- and DDB1-associated protein 1 — protein sequence MDKADFLKGLPVYNKTNFSRFHADSVCKASNRRPSVYLPTREYPSEQIIVTEKTNILLRYLHQQWDKKNAAKKREQEEGEGGSPAPPRKIARTDSQEMNQDS from the exons ATGGATAAA GCGGATTTCCTGAAAGGTCTTCCAGTCTACAACAAGACCAATTTCAGTAGATTCCATGCAGACTCCGTGTGCAAAGCATCG AATAGAAGACCATCAGTATATCTGCCTACACGGGAATACCCCTCAGAACAGA TTATTGTTACAGAGAAAACAAATATTCTTTTGCGCTACCTTCATCAACAGTGGGACAAGAAG aATGCAGCCAAAAAGCGTGAGCAggaagagggagaaggaggcAGTCCTGCACCCCCACGCAAGATCGCCCGCACCGACAGTCAGGAGATGAACCAAGACTCCTAG
- the LOC143528420 gene encoding uncharacterized protein LOC143528420, protein MYCLAEGLCKGRGKRDPQVQVQVQVQVQVQVRVQVQVQVRVQVQVQVQVQVQVQVQVRVQVQVRVRVRVRVQVRVQVRVQVRVQVRVQVQVQLQVQVRVQVRVQVRVQVQVQVRVQVQVQVQVRVQVRVQVRVQVQVQVQVQVQVRVQVQVQVRVRVQVRVRVRVRVQVQVQVRVQVQVRVQVRVQLQVRVQVQVQVRVQVQVQVQVQLQVQVRVQVQVQVQVQVQVRVRVQVQVQVRVRVQVQVQVQVQLQVQVQVQVRVRVQVQVRVRVQVQVQVQVQVQVQVQVRVQVLVQVRVQVQLQVQV, encoded by the exons GTAAAGGAAGGGGCAAAAGAGACCCGCAGGTACAGGTGcaggtacaggtacaggtacaggtgcaggtacgggtgcaggtgcaggtacaggtacgggtgcaggtgcaggtacaggtgcaggtacaggtgcag gtgcaggtacAGGTGCGGGTACAGGTGCAGGTACGGGTGCGGGTACGGGTGCGGGTACAGGTGCGGGTACAGGTACGGGTACAGGTGCGGGTACAGGTGCGGGTACAGGTGCAGGTACAGTTGCAGGTACAGGTACGGGTGCAGGTACGGGTGCAGGTACGGGTGCAGGTACAGGTGCAGGTACGGGTGCAGGTACAGGTGCAGGTACAGGTACGGGTGCAGGTACGGGTGCAGGTACGGGTGCAGGTACAGGTGCAGGTACAGGTGCAGGTACAGGTACGGGTGCAGGTACAGGTGCAGGTACGAGTACGGGTACAGGTACGGGTACGGGTGCGGGTACGGGTACAGGTGCAGGTACAGGTGCGGGTACAGGTGCAGGTACGGGTACAGGTGCGGGTACAGTTGCAGGTACGGGtacaggtgcaggtgcaggtacgggtgcaggtgcaggtgcaggtgcaggtacAGTTGCAGGTACAGGTACGGGTGCAGGTACAGGTGCAGGTACAGGTGCAGGTACAGGTACGGGTGCGGGTACAGGTGCAGGTACAGGTGCGGGTGCGGGTACAGGTGCAGGTACAGGTGCAGGTACAGTTGCAGGTACAGGTACAGGTGCAGGTACGGGTGCGGGTACAGGTACAGGTACGGGTGCGGGTACAGGTGCAGGTACAGGTGCAGGTACAGGTGCAGGTACAGGTACAGGTGCGGGTACAGGTGCTGGTACAGGTACGGGTGCAGGTACAGTTGCAGGTACAGGTGTAG